A stretch of DNA from Poecile atricapillus isolate bPoeAtr1 chromosome 28, bPoeAtr1.hap1, whole genome shotgun sequence:
GGGGTGGCACGTCCCCAGGCAGTGTTCCCTCCCACGGTCTCAGGACGCGACAGCCTCCGTTGCTGCTCCTCGTGCTCCGCCGAGCGTCTTCCTCAGCTCCGAAGAGCTGGGAGCGCCGGAGCCCACGGGGGACGCGGGGACATCCCGTCAAGGCAAGGGGGACAGCGACTCGGCGCTCAGCTTGATGGCCAGGCAGGTTTTCCTGGCACTGGCTAGGCAGTGAGTGGGCTGCAGAGCCCATCATCCCGCTATCCCTTGGCTTGGAGCAAAGATTGTCTCAGAGAAAGCCCGGGCGGAAGGCAGGGCCAGCCCGCAGAAGTGGATTGCGGCTGGCTCTGTGTGCGGGGAGCACGAGTGGCCCCACCGCCAGCGAAACGCGCGGGGCTCGGCAGCCGCTGCCGTCCCGGGTGGGGCCGGGTGTGCCCGGGAGCGCTCACGGATGATGGGACACGGGCCAGCTCCACCGACTGCCCCGCCCGGGTATGAAACAGTCGTTTCCCcctgcacagctcagggctgcacCTGCAGCTTCCCCCAAAACGTAGGGGAGATGTGGATTAGGGGCAGTGAGAGCAGCCAGGTCAGGGTGAAGGTGTTAGGGGCTTCAGACAGATCCAGTCCCTGATCTGGCCCTGGCACAtgcccagaggctgcagcagctctcgggGCTCAGGCTCCTGTGCCTGTTCAGTGACCCCATCCAGGGCCTGGAGTCAGACGTGCAGGGAAACGCAGTGCTTGGAAGAGGACATGGACTGTTCCGGCTAGAGATACAGTGGGATGTTTTAGGGGGAATTCCCCCACATCTGTGTATGCCCAGGAAGGAAAGGGATGGGCTACGGGGAGGGAGGTTCTGCCTGgcagctgagcagggcaggcacCAACCACCagctttggggtttgggtttttttcccatttcctcctCCCTGGCCAGGCCTTCACTCACTTCCTGCGCTGAGCCCCGAAGCAGCCcccctgcacaggcagcagctggaaataaCTCACAGGAAGGAGAGGCCAGGGAATATGTCcggtgcagctgctggccctggggacgtctggtgggatggggagggggtaCCCATGGGCACTTGGGGTCCCCCACCCCCATCTGCAGGCAGGCCAAGCCCAAGTGTGGGTGGCCAGGGCAGGCATGGGAACCTCCTGAGCACCAGCTCCCACGatggctctggggctgtgtcctgccagcagagccagcagcaggacaaggcaACTTCCCTCAGCCATGAGGCAGCGCCCAAGGCCTTGGAGGGCCCAACACAGCAGGGTTGGCTCTACCTCAGTGCTGGGGGACCTGGGCAGCCCTGTAAGTCCCTGCACCATGGACCTGTACTGGGGAAAAGGTGGATGCAGGTAGGAAATGGCCTCACAGTGAAGCCAGGGCAGAGATTTCCTGCACCCCTGGGCACTACTCACCAGCACCCCATCCTGCCTGCCTGAGCAGCATaccccaggggctgggggcttgTGGGGATAGAGCCACATTGGGTGAGCCCAGAGGAGTGTGGCTGTGCCCATGGTCATTATCTCATGGGACCAACACCAGTGAGTCTCAGGTCAACCCTGAAGTGCCCCTAGGATGCCCAAAAACCTCTCTGAACATCACTAGAGGCCCTCAGGAACCCCCAGCTCAACAGAATACCGGGGAGTGCAGCTGCTTtttgcccagggcagggagagcctCACAAGCATGGTGTGGGAGGGACTGCAGGCTCTGGAATCCGGATTTTCCCCTGTAAGGAAATATCCCAACCAGCatttctctcctctgttccaCCAGAGCAGGCGCCTGGCAGCACTAAAGCCTCCCATGCCACAGCCAGGACTGAGATGTGGCGgtgctcccaggctggggaggaCAGATCCCAGGGGAGGACATGCCAGGAATGAGGCCCGGGAGAGGGTGAAGGGCCCCTTTATGAagcaggacacagggctggggagcagcagctggactgGTCTGGCACTGGTAAGGGGAggtgctgggactgggagggggctgGAGTGGGGCAAGGAGCACAGGGGCTGATGCTGTGGGGATGGGCTAACAGACCCCAGAGACACAGGGGTGAGGACACCCCAGCCCAAGCATTATCCAGTCCCCAGGAGAGTTCCCAGTGTGCAAGTGGCTGGTGATGTCACACAGGAGCAGTGGGGGTGTCCATGCCCAGGATCTCGTGGCTAAAACAacccttttttatttatacCAAAGTCTCAGGGTCCTTCATGATAAATGCAAGGACAGAGAAAAGCCTCAGGAACATGCCCAGTGCTGGGCCAGGCCTTGGGGACATCTGTGGAACAGTGTCTGTGCTGTGGGATGAGACCCCTGCCCACCCCTGACGGTGTCTGAGGGCGCTGAGCAGCCCCTCACCGGCGGTAACGGTAACGCTTGAAGTGGAACCAGAGCTGGAAGATGCCATTGGCAAACTGGCAGCGGAAGCCATGCCGGTGGGAATACTCCCACTCCCTGTTGACGATCTTGAAGGCGATGTCCTCATAGGGTGGCCCGGCATGGAAGCGCAGGATGGCGAAGTCCTTGTTGTCCTGGCAGGCTTCCAGGAAGTACTCGGGCGTCGAGCGCTTGTCAATGAGATCGGGGTAGAAGATGTTGAACTTATAGCCCTGCACGATCTTGGGGGGGGGGTTGTCAAAGTCATAGTGGGTCTGGTTGTACTTGTTCCACTCGAAGCCTGTGTGCACACGGTTGAAGAAGCGAGGCTTGCGTGGCCGGTACTTGTCAGCCCACAGATAGGCCTTGCCTGTGAGCGGCATCTCCACGCTGAACTGCGCCTCGTCTGCGCCCATGCCCTCCTTGGCCTTACGGAAGAAGATGTCATCGGTGCTCTCAGAAGCATCACCTATAGGGGAGAAGAGGTGACATCAGGTTCTGCAGTGCCAGCCAGGCCTGGGCCATGCAAGGCACgcagagagaaggagctgctgtgatGCAGAACTGGACATGGGAATGCACAGGCTGTCCCGCTGGCTCTGAGTGGCACTGGACCGAGTTGTGCTAGAAAACTCAACCAAAACATCCCTCCTGCCTGTCTGCAGCCAAACACCCTGGTGGTACTGAGGGCAGgtcccccagagcacagcaccagcctgagcACTATCTTCTACCTGCTCCTGCCCAGACCACAGTGCCCTTTGCTCCAGGGGCACCCCTCAGGTCAGCTCTGGGTGCCTGCCCCAGATCCAGCTCTTGCCCTTTCCTGAGGGCAGTGTCTTCCTCCAGCCCTGCATCCCGAACCACTGCACACCCTCCATGCCGGGCAGGCTGCAAAGCTGGTGGGCACAGGGCCTGCCTGGGGCTCACCtgtcacctggagctgctggcgcAGGAGCAGCAGCCGGTGCGCGTCCTCCTCGGCCTCCAGAACGTGGGCATCGAAGGGCAACTCGTTGGGGCCCAGCAGCCGGGGGCTGTACCTGCCCGCATCATAGTCATCCAGGCTCTGCTGGATCAGATCCTCCTCCATCAGCACAGCCTCCCCCTCTGCATCTCCCTTGGCCTCCGcatcctgctctgcctctggcTCTGAGGATGGCCCTGGCTGTGCCTCAAGGCTCTCCTCGGGATCCAGCCTGCACggaagggagaagagaggaCTGGGATGGAGATGGTACTCTTGTTCGCTGCTCACCTGACCTCTGCCTCGGGAAGGGTCAGAGCACAAGACTGTCTTTGTGCCCAGGGACAGGCCCGGGTGTTTGCTCACCTGTCACTGGGGGAAGCTGGCTCCTGCTTGATGATGGGGAAGAGTGGTTCACTCTCcacaccctgctcctgcttcaGCTTGTACAGCTTCTGACGCAGCACATCCTGGTGCCGCTCCCGCAAcctgagagaggagaggagccGTTGGGTCCCACCCAGCAGATCCACCTCATTCCCACTGCCCAAAGCTGTGACACCCACCTCCATGAGCAGAAACCTGCTGGACTTGGATGGCTTTGGGCTAAATAAGCCCCAGTTCAGTTCCCTCTTGGAGACCTCACTAAACATCACCACTGCAGAAGGGACTAggtgtcctgctctgctcccctcttGGAAATCAGCCATCTCAGAGAATGCAGAACATCCTCCCCCACTTCCTCCACCAACTGGGTTTAtgcctccccagctctgcccatggcagggtctGCACTACCCCACTCTCTGGTCTCACCTGGCCCGAGCCATGTAagccttcagctgctgcaggagactCTCCCAGTACCCGATGTCCAGGTTGGGCCCTCCTGCCCGGATCTTGCTCTCAATACCCTGGTACAGAGCTTGCAGCTGGTTGTATGTCTTCCCCTTGAACACGGACTGCACATCTGAGCTGACCGAGGCATTGACACCATCCCGACGCTCCCCTGGACAGGTGAGGGCAGCTGGTCAGTCTTCAGGCACTCAGCTGCACTCATCCCAGTTCTGCTGACAGCAGGAGGTGGGAccccagccagggacagctGCCACAGCCTCCATCCAGCAGATCCAGGACAGCCCCTCTGAGCCTGAGCACACATGGCAGAACCTGTGTCCTACATCACCCACCATTCACAATCCCCGACACCCACACCAGGCTGTTCTCCTGCTCACCTGGTCCTCCTTTCCCAGAAGCCTCCAGCTTGCGAAGCTTGGCTATCTCATCCTCCGTGATGATGGTCATGTCCCTCCAGAAGTCCACGTTCTTCCCTTGCTCCAGTTCCATGTATACCTGCAGGCAGGAGACACATCAGGCACCTGCTCCACACCATgggcaggaaagcagagctgatAGAGAAGCCCTGAACCCAAGCAGAGGACCAGTAGAGCAGGCACCTGGATGTCCTCCACCAGGTCCTCCATGTCAGAGACAGTCAAGCCATTTAGGAAGGTGTAGGGCTCGTGCATCTCCACGGCCAGATCATCATCCTCTGCGCTGATGTACTTGGCCAGAAGATCAATGGGTTTTGCCCTCCCATCCCGAATCCGGATCTTAGACCTGGTGAAGTGAGAGGAACAGAGGAACAGTGGGGGACACTGAGCAGTGccatcctctgctccctgccaggcccagctctgagcaggtgCACACCTACCGCAGCTTGGCCTGTTGCAAGTGAAAGttgtcctcctgctcctcccaggtTTTGAAGTGTTCTGCCTCTTTCTCCCGCTGCAgcatctccagctcctgctcccgcATGGCTTTTTCCCGTTCCCGCTCCAGACGCAGCTGCTTCACCTGCCCAGAGTGAAAGAGCTATGAGGCCACTGTGGATGGGCCAATGTGCAGACACCAGACACCTGCTTGAGGACACAACCATAACATAACCTGTTCCTGAGTTGTCTTGGCTCCTGCCATCAGCCCAAGCTCCTGGAGAGTGGGGAGACAGCGGGGCCAGGTTGCTTGGGCTCACTGCCAGCCCTAAGGGAGACAGGCACAACTGAGTGCCTCAGTGTCATGACCTGGCATTGTCCTCCTCAGCACCTCCTGAGCTCCTTGGGCTCAGCCCCAAGGGAAGAGGTTTCTCATCCTGGAATAGCAGAAACCAGGGCTCTATTACCCCCACAATCCTACAGACTGGACACaccccagagaagaaaatggggACTTCCCAGTGAGAGATGGAGAGAACCAGGCTGTAAACAGGGCTCTCTGTCAGACAGTGACGTGGAAAGGATATCTAAGCCCaccttctgcagctccaggcgATTGTCCTCCTGGATTCGCTTGTTCCTCTCCTTCAGATCCTTCTCGTCCAGATGGCTGAtccctttcttttccagtgCCTTTAACAGAATAGCCAAGGGAAGCTGTGGAGCCCAAGcacctccacagcccctcactGGCCAGCAAATGCTATTCCATTCACCcatttctgctgctccagtAAGGTCTGATGCTGTTGAAGCATCAGACTAAATCACTCAAACGCTGCTCCTGAAGCCCTTCAGCAAACCCAGGCCCAGCCCACATAGCCCATTTGGCCTGGTGAGGTGAGTGTCAGCACAGCAGTATCATGGAATATCTGTTATAATAACAGTATCtaaccttaaagatcatcttgttctacttcctgccatggccagggacaccttctactagaccagggtgctccaagccccacccaacttggccttggacacttccagggatccaggggcagccacagcagctttgagcaccctgtgccagggcctgcccaccctcacagccaacaattccttcccagtatcccacctcaccctgccctctggcagtgggaagccctTCCCCTTGTCTTGCCCCTCCAGGTCCTTGTCcatttcctctccagctctcctgaagCCTTTGTAGCCACTGGAAGGAGCactaaggtctccccagagcctcctcttctccagagagccttctcttctctctaACCCTGAATGCTCTCAGTTCTCTGTCACTACTGAGGGGAAATGCccaataaaaaacaaagaaaatataaaaacaaaaaactaaataCCACTACTCCCTTACCATCTCCATGTCCCTGACCCAGTAAATGCTGCCCAGCAGTCAGCTGGcgctctcccagcagctccaagaCCCTCTCCTGCCCTCGATCCATCTTCTTATCTCACCGCCCTGGATACAGACCCCACTTCAGGCACAGATGCCCCTGACTCCCCCCGCCTGTTCCCtttggctgcagggacagtgcAGAGCTCACCTTGCTCCAGATGAATGTGCCCAGCAGATTGTTGTCCCCGAAGGGATTGTCAGTGTTGGTGTAGCCCATATATTCCTCACCCCAGCCCATCTTCTCCcgcttctttctttccttggcCTCCTTCTTGGCCAACCTCCGTGCTCGCTTCTCCTCGGGTGTCTCCAGGGCCTTTAGCAGAGCCGcctgtttcttcttctcctccctcAGCCTCAGCCGCTCCTGcaggctcagctgctgctccggctcCTCCCGGCCCCGGGGCCGTGGCGGGGAAGGGGAGCTGACGGAAGACACGGAGGACTTGGATCCATCCCTCCTGCGGCGCCGCTCCCGGCTCCGCGCTGCCCTGTCCCGCCCGCGCTCCGGGCTGGAGTCGGAGGAGCGGCCCCGAGACCGTGAGCGCTGCTTCCTCCGGTCCTTATGGTGCCGGTCCCGGCTGctgctccttttcttctttttccatttctgtctcTCATCGCCGAAGTCCGAGCTGGGGGGACACAGCCGGGCTTCAGCGGGAGGAGACCACGGCCGTGCCGGGCACGGAATGTCTTTCCGCCGCAGGTGAGGCCGGTCCAGCACCGGTGCCACCGGCAGCGCCCAGACAGCGATGGGTACCTGCACCCCCCCACCCTTGATCGCCCCAGGCCGCTGTTTGCCTTGAGACCCCCCGCCCGCCTCCAGTCCTCGGCCCTACCCGACACCGGCGGGACCCGCACTCCCTCCCGTCCGCCCGGCGGGCCCGCGGTGGGGACAGCGCTTCGGGCCGCGTGGGCCCCGCCACAGCAGCTCCGCTCCCCCGGGCCGCTCCCCCACAGACGCCGCGCGGCCGCTCCGGCCCAGGGGCCCACTCACCCCGAGCTCGGCTCCCGGCGTCGGCCCCGACTCCGGCTCCTGCTCCGGCTGCGGTGCCGCCGCCCGCGGCTCCCGGACCGCGAGCGTCCCCGATCCCGATCCCTTTCTCGGTCCCGGTCCCATTCCTTTTCCCGATCCCGTTCCTTTTCCCGGTCCCGTTCCTTTTCCCGGTCCCGGTTCCTTTCCCGCTCCGAGCGGCCGCCCCGGCCCGGGCTGCGCGACCCGGAACCCATGAGCAGCGGCGGCTCCGCCCCGGGGCCTCGCGGCGGCTCCGCGCACCAGGCTGCCCGCCGCCCGCctgcgcccgccccgccccagCGCAGACAGGCGGGCGGCGGGGCAGCCCCGTGTGGGGGCGGGACAATCCCGTGTGGGGGCGGGACAATCCCGTGTGGGGGCGGGACAACCCCGTGTGGGGGCGGGACAACCCCGTGTGGGGGCGGGACAGTCCCTGTGGGGGCGGGGCAGCCCCGTGTGGGGGCGGGACAGCCCCGCGTGGGGGCGGGACAGCCCCGCGTGGGGGCGGGGCAATCCCGTGTGGGGGCGGGACAATCCCGTGTGGGGGCGGGGCGGTCCCGTGTGGGGGCGGAGCGCGGCCCCTCCCGCCAGTCCCGATCCGCGCCCGCGGCGCCCACAGAGGAGGCGGACACGCtggagagcacagcacagactgcAGAACGCTTTATCAGAGCGGGGTACAGATCTCTGGAAAAGGGGCTCGGGCTCCCcggagaaggaggggaaaaacccTCAGAACAACcgagaaaagaaaaaaaagccctcaCGCCTCGAGTCCCCCGAACAGAGACGGGGTAACACCCCAACATCGGCCTCCCCGTCCGGCCGCAGCGCCCGCTCCCCATCCGCCGTACATTCGGCACACGGTTCACGCGCAGCGCGGACACGGACATGTATGGGACAGCGACATCCACGGGGACATCCACCGGGACACgcgtggggacagggacagccaccaGGACAGACatggacagaaaaaaaccctcagataTGACCCAAGACGCCTCAGCCCTGGCTTTCTCCTTGTGCATTCGGGAAGCGCTGGAGCAGTGGCTGGAAATGAGAAGGGGAATGCGGGGGGTGATGGAGCCCTGCAAACGCCTCTGTGTGCCTTGGACCAAGACCTAAGAGTGCTCTGGCTTCACTAAAAAACTCCCCCAAGTGCAATTCCGGCACACGTGGCCGGACAGGCAGTGGCAACCCAAAGCTGCATTCCCTCTGCGTGAGTTGAGGATCTCTCTATGAGCTCCTGGGTTTGCCCCAGAGCCTTTAGAGAAGCCTGACTGCAAACTCAGGGACAGAGATGACCATTTTCTCCTGCCAGCCCCTTACCTAGCAGGGAGAGTTtacctgcagccccagcaccaggcAATGCTCAGAGCATGTCCCAAAGACTCTGAGATCACGGCTGGGACAACGGGGGATGAaggacagcagtgttccctGTATGGCAAGGGGCTGTCCTCAGAGTACAAGACTTGTGGTGCCTTCTTTAATGATGGATTGCCTGGACAGCACCTGCTGGGTCACTCAAGAGAGCCCGGCAGAGAACAGCAACTCAAGTCCAGAATGAGCTGAAGTGCAGCTGGAGGAACACTCAGACCAAGGATGCTCTTCCCATGGTCAAGTGCTGTTCCTGCCCAAGCAGCACTGGTGGTGCCTGTGGCATGCTCCAGAGCTTCTGTTGCTCCCCTGCAGCGGTGTGCAGAGGAGGCCAAGAATGAGTGCTAAAACCCAAGGTCCTTCCAGCCTCTGGGAATCAGAGGCCGAACAGTTCCCCAGCACTGAACTgctgggacaggaggtgacatgGCAGGGACTGTGCCAGCCTGAACAGGGGCAGTTACTATTTCAGATCAACATCTGCCTACAGGAAGGTTCCTCTTTGTCCCCTTGACAAAGCTGTTCTAAGCCTTTGCCTGTCCTCTTACAGGACCACCCCACCGTGTCCAGCATTACAGAACTGCACAAGGATCATCTCAAATAGGGAAGACAGTTCTTTGAATGaatgtgctgcaggagctctgggtTCACCCCCCTCTCTCAGGACccaagcacagctccagctcacaAAGCTCATTctctgggacactctgggtACAGAGGCCAAGCAGCTTTAGAGACCCCCTAGAAATGAGGGGAAGGAATTAAATCTCCATCAATGATGCTTAAACCATCTCAAAAAAGATGCTTGACTTCAGGTGGCTGGAAAGCCCTGATGAGGCCAAACCCACCAGCCCCTGACTGAGGTGGTCCCAGGACAGAGGCCTGGGTCAGAACAGCTCAAGCCCACCCCAGTTCCCCCCTGGAGCCccctcctccagcacagcacccaACAGCAGCAACCGCAGTAGGGATGTGGCTCCCTCTGGCTGTTCCACACACACTGCTGGAGGAAAAAGAGGCTGAATTTTAGCTTTTTGAAGCCACTTGCCTTGAACCCAAAGGCAGATGAGGCTGTAGGTATTGCACGGTTCCCATTCCCCTTCACGaacccctgagcccccccagcctgcagagcccccCGGGTGACACAGGAAGGTGGGAtgggggcaggagctgcagctgggaaaacaaGCTGCCAAGCAGCAACAGGGGAAAGTTTTTTGAGAGACTTTTGATAGACTATTTGGTAAATACACAGATACATGAACAGCAGCAACTTGCACAATCCTCAGACTGTGCTCCCACGAAGCAAAACTCACAGCCTTCTGCATCtacaggcagggaagggaagtcCAGGTCCTGTATTCTGGGCAAGAAAAAACCATCAATTCCTGAAGATTCTCACTAAGTTCAGTACAGTACAGAAGGAAGAGCTTCCCATCAGCCCCGCTACCTTCTGGGACCCAACATAACTGCTCCTGAGTGCTGCTGTGAAGACAGATTGTGGGGACTGAGGTCTGAGAGCAGGGTCCCACTTCCTCATCGCTCTACATGGAATCCCAAGGACAGTGAAGATTGTAAAGGGAATAGAGATTTCAACCCTCTTTCTCAAGTGAGGTTCATAAAGCACACGAACAAGACCTGTCTCCCTCTGTTCTAAAGGatttcctgttttctctctggGAGATGAGGATGGGATTGCTGGATTCCAGACTATGCTATGATATGTATACTGCTGATGGATGAGCCTGAACACTACCCCATGACATCAAATTCTCTCACCTATAGCTCACAGCTCTTGCGAAGCAAACCCTCTAAGACACCCGCAGCAGGGATTTCCACCAGCAGATGTGACCCCAGGCAACACCCCAGTCACCCAGCTTTCTGTCCAAGAGTCCACgagcacagcagtgctggcacaaTTCTGCGGTGGAGCCAGGCTCCCATTCCTGCCTCCAGTGTGTGGATGTGCCCTtgtctccctgcctgccctgaggGGTGGAGGGGACGTGTGAACCCAGTGTCCGTGACGCCAGGGTACAGCCATGAGCATGTGAAGGGCTGAGCGGCTCCAGGAGGATGCAGGGTCTGGACAAGCCCCATGTGGGCTGGGCAGAGTGGGGAACTTGCCCTCCAACGTGGCCAGGCTTCAGAGGTGCCCAGTTCCCACTGGTCTGGAGCAGGCGGCGGCCGGTCAGATGAAGTGTGGACTCCAAGCACAGAGGGAGGAGTGgtgcagcagtgcagcacaaGGTGAAGGTGCAACCCATCATGACTTCAGGGAGAGCTGAGGAACCCACATCACTGTCACCAGGAACTGTGTGCTGCCCCGCACAGTGTTACAGACAGGAGAAGTCACTAGAGAGTTTGGATCCAAGTGAATTGGCATGGCTACTTTGAACTATGGTAACATGGGAGCAATTCTATTCCATGGCCTTtaatacatttcattttcatagcACCTTTCATCCCAGGGTTTAAGTGCTGTAACAGAAGCAGGTACTGTGCACCCATTAGcatgggggaaactgaggcacagagtggTTTAGTGACTCGCCTtggaaaaacttg
This window harbors:
- the CACTIN gene encoding splicing factor Cactin — its product is MGSGSRSPGRGGRSERERNRDREKERDREKERDREKEWDRDRERDRDRGRSRSGSRGRRHRSRSRSRSRGRRREPSSGSDFGDERQKWKKKKRSSSRDRHHKDRRKQRSRSRGRSSDSSPERGRDRAARSRERRRRRDGSKSSVSSVSSPSPPRPRGREEPEQQLSLQERLRLREEKKKQAALLKALETPEEKRARRLAKKEAKERKKREKMGWGEEYMGYTNTDNPFGDNNLLGTFIWSKALEKKGISHLDEKDLKERNKRIQEDNRLELQKVKQLRLEREREKAMREQELEMLQREKEAEHFKTWEEQEDNFHLQQAKLRSKIRIRDGRAKPIDLLAKYISAEDDDLAVEMHEPYTFLNGLTVSDMEDLVEDIQVYMELEQGKNVDFWRDMTIITEDEIAKLRKLEASGKGGPGERRDGVNASVSSDVQSVFKGKTYNQLQALYQGIESKIRAGGPNLDIGYWESLLQQLKAYMARARLRERHQDVLRQKLYKLKQEQGVESEPLFPIIKQEPASPSDRLDPEESLEAQPGPSSEPEAEQDAEAKGDAEGEAVLMEEDLIQQSLDDYDAGRYSPRLLGPNELPFDAHVLEAEEDAHRLLLLRQQLQVTGDASESTDDIFFRKAKEGMGADEAQFSVEMPLTGKAYLWADKYRPRKPRFFNRVHTGFEWNKYNQTHYDFDNPPPKIVQGYKFNIFYPDLIDKRSTPEYFLEACQDNKDFAILRFHAGPPYEDIAFKIVNREWEYSHRHGFRCQFANGIFQLWFHFKRYRYRR